A stretch of the Flavobacterium aquiphilum genome encodes the following:
- a CDS encoding carbonic anhydrase: MKIKQIFENNKKWVIKQLEMDEHYFEKLSKGQAPEFLYIGCSDSRVSAEELMGLEPGEVFVHRNIANMVPNTDLNSMSVINYAVVHLKVNHIVVCGHYGCGGVHAAMQQSDLGILNPWLRNIRDVYRLHRKTLDAITNEEEKYKKLVELNVQEQCINVIKTAEVQKANNERNLKVYGWIFDIHSGKLIDLDINFTEILKDITKIYKISN; this comes from the coding sequence ATGAAAATCAAACAAATTTTTGAAAACAATAAAAAATGGGTGATTAAACAACTCGAAATGGACGAGCATTATTTTGAGAAACTCTCAAAAGGGCAAGCTCCGGAATTTCTGTACATTGGTTGTTCAGACAGTCGGGTTTCAGCCGAGGAACTTATGGGACTTGAACCAGGAGAAGTTTTTGTACATCGCAACATTGCCAATATGGTTCCCAATACCGATTTGAATTCCATGTCAGTTATCAACTATGCAGTTGTTCATTTAAAAGTTAATCACATTGTTGTGTGCGGGCATTATGGCTGTGGCGGTGTTCATGCTGCCATGCAACAATCTGACTTGGGAATACTAAATCCATGGTTGAGAAATATCAGGGATGTTTATCGACTCCATCGAAAAACACTTGATGCCATAACAAATGAAGAGGAAAAATACAAAAAGCTAGTCGAATTGAATGTTCAGGAACAATGCATTAATGTTATTAAAACTGCGGAAGTTCAAAAAGCAAATAATGAGCGAAACCTCAAAGTATATGGATGGATTTTTGATATTCACAGTGGTAAACTAATAGATCTTGATATCAACTTTACCGAAATATTAAAAGACATTACTAAGATTTACAAAATATCGAACTAA
- a CDS encoding O-methyltransferase, with translation MLFQIKSYLQFLWHSKNEHAVHSPFVFNLLTKCFYDKKIKPEYSILKEYRNSLLQNKNTIEVTDFGAGSKVFKSNTRAINEIAKNAGISRKRAELLFRITNYFQPQNILEIGTSLGLATSSLALGNPKATITTLEGCPNTMAIAKNQLQSYDITNVECITGEFNDYLQICNLKSKIFNLIYFDGNHSKKATLEYFELLLPTINNETVWILDDIHWSSEMEETWEIVKNHPKVTVSIDTFQWGLVFFRYEQPKQHFIIRS, from the coding sequence ATGTTATTCCAAATAAAATCATATTTACAATTTCTGTGGCATTCCAAAAACGAACACGCTGTGCATTCGCCATTTGTCTTTAATTTATTGACAAAATGCTTTTATGATAAAAAAATCAAACCAGAATACAGTATTTTAAAAGAGTATAGAAACTCGCTTTTGCAAAATAAAAACACTATCGAAGTAACCGATTTTGGTGCAGGTTCCAAAGTTTTCAAATCCAACACAAGAGCAATAAACGAAATTGCCAAAAACGCGGGAATCAGTCGCAAACGAGCCGAGTTATTGTTCAGAATCACCAACTATTTTCAACCACAAAATATTCTGGAAATTGGAACTTCATTGGGATTAGCGACTTCTTCCTTAGCCTTAGGGAATCCAAAAGCTACTATCACAACATTAGAAGGATGCCCTAACACAATGGCAATTGCAAAAAATCAATTGCAATCATACGATATTACTAATGTAGAATGCATTACAGGTGAGTTTAACGATTACTTACAAATCTGCAATCTAAAATCTAAAATCTTCAATCTCATTTATTTCGACGGCAATCATTCTAAAAAAGCCACTTTAGAATACTTCGAATTACTTTTACCTACGATAAACAACGAAACAGTATGGATTTTAGACGATATTCATTGGTCTTCAGAAATGGAAGAAACCTGGGAAATTGTAAAAAATCATCCAAAGGTTACCGTAAGCATCGACACTTTTCAATGGGGACTCGTTTTCTTTAGATACGAACAACCCAAACAACATTTTATAATCAGAAGTTAG
- a CDS encoding SDR family NAD(P)-dependent oxidoreductase: protein MIMEEIKEKIVINTEEIDRCIAILTQLNIDTEQIFEIPKEQRTALIKAAGQFSRPDRDEFAKRKKDAKALAKRKQEKKDRTARKETGIRSAREATVFVAPKLLALNEFASKEELELETPRKCYVCKTEFTRMHHFYDSMCTDCGDFNYAKRFQSADVKGQIAVVTGSRLKIGYHITLMLLRGGATVIATTRFPVDSALRFSKEEDFHEWGDRLKIHGLDLRHIPSVEIFCNFIEQKYGRLDILINNAAQTVRRPAGFYTHLMENEERPIGSLPQQAQDLLLDHTNCLEELKVLTTGASSNQNMPVTWHGPEPGIGLRASAKLSQIPYSFDNTLVAQEVFPEGELDADLQQVDLRKVNSWRLKLGQIETTEMIEVQLVNSVAPFVLCNRLSEVMKKDNTGKKHIINVSAMEGKFYRDFKEDRHPHTNMAKAALNMLTHTAAGTLAKDGIFMNAVDTGWVTDEDPAELAKRKQEEQDFQPPLDIVDGAARVMDPLFDGINTGKHWSGKFLKDYRPIAW from the coding sequence ATGATAATGGAAGAAATAAAAGAAAAGATTGTAATAAATACTGAAGAAATTGATAGGTGCATCGCTATTCTGACGCAATTGAATATTGATACCGAGCAGATATTTGAAATCCCAAAAGAACAAAGAACTGCTTTAATTAAAGCGGCTGGACAATTTTCGCGTCCCGATCGTGATGAGTTTGCCAAAAGAAAGAAAGATGCGAAAGCACTGGCCAAACGTAAACAGGAAAAGAAAGATAGAACTGCCCGTAAAGAAACAGGAATTCGTTCAGCACGTGAAGCGACAGTCTTTGTGGCTCCAAAATTATTGGCTTTGAATGAGTTTGCAAGTAAAGAGGAATTGGAACTCGAAACGCCAAGAAAATGTTATGTATGCAAAACGGAATTTACCAGAATGCATCATTTTTACGACTCGATGTGTACAGATTGCGGTGATTTTAATTATGCCAAGCGTTTTCAATCGGCTGATGTAAAAGGTCAAATTGCAGTGGTCACAGGTTCCCGTTTAAAAATTGGTTATCATATTACTTTAATGCTTTTGCGCGGAGGTGCGACGGTTATTGCAACGACACGTTTTCCGGTGGATTCGGCATTGCGTTTTTCTAAGGAAGAGGATTTCCATGAATGGGGTGACCGTTTGAAAATTCACGGATTGGATTTGCGTCATATTCCGAGTGTGGAGATTTTTTGCAATTTTATTGAACAAAAATACGGTCGATTGGATATTCTAATCAATAATGCTGCTCAAACTGTGAGACGACCGGCTGGTTTTTATACTCATTTAATGGAAAATGAAGAACGACCAATTGGTTCTTTGCCGCAACAAGCACAAGATTTATTGCTCGATCATACTAATTGTTTGGAAGAACTAAAAGTGTTGACAACAGGAGCTTCTTCCAATCAAAATATGCCTGTAACCTGGCACGGGCCTGAACCTGGAATTGGTTTAAGGGCTTCCGCCAAATTATCACAGATTCCTTATTCGTTTGACAATACTTTGGTTGCACAGGAAGTTTTTCCCGAAGGGGAGCTTGATGCCGACTTGCAACAAGTTGATTTGAGAAAAGTTAACAGTTGGCGATTGAAATTAGGACAAATTGAAACTACCGAGATGATCGAAGTGCAATTGGTCAATTCAGTTGCGCCTTTTGTGTTGTGCAATCGTCTTTCGGAAGTGATGAAAAAGGACAATACCGGAAAAAAACATATTATCAATGTTTCGGCGATGGAGGGAAAATTTTACCGTGATTTTAAGGAAGATCGTCACCCGCATACCAATATGGCAAAAGCAGCATTGAATATGCTGACACATACTGCAGCAGGGACTTTGGCAAAAGACGGAATTTTTATGAATGCTGTCGATACCGGTTGGGTGACTGATGAAGATCCCGCTGAATTAGCCAAACGGAAACAGGAAGAACAAGACTTTCAGCCGCCGTTGGATATCGTAGATGGTGCCGCTCGTGTGATGGATCCGTTATTTGACGGAATCAACACCGGAAAGCATTGGTCCGGAAAATTCCTGAAAGATTACCGACCTATCGCTTGGTAA